In one window of Rhodanobacter sp. FDAARGOS 1247 DNA:
- the aroE gene encoding shikimate dehydrogenase, which produces MPIAQFAVFGHPISHSLSPRIHQAFAQQFGIELEYRAIDTAPADFAEAVRRFFATGGRGANVTLPHKAAAFALADERSAAATRAGSANVLTRLADGRLAAHNTDGAGMVRDITERHDLDLRGHTALLLGAGGAAHGVAWNLLDAGVETLTIVNRSPEAADVLADAIGDPARAHTRYWDDLANIGSYDLIVNATSAGVLGVALQLPFSLIGARALCYDLSYGPAAGSFLAWAKAAGARYAVDGLGMLVETAADAFELWHGRRPETEPVYQSLRQQAA; this is translated from the coding sequence ATGCCCATCGCCCAGTTCGCCGTATTCGGCCATCCGATCAGCCATTCGCTGTCACCGCGCATCCACCAGGCGTTCGCGCAACAGTTCGGCATCGAACTGGAATACCGCGCGATCGACACGGCACCGGCCGATTTCGCCGAGGCCGTGAGGCGGTTCTTTGCCACCGGCGGCCGCGGCGCCAACGTCACCCTGCCGCACAAGGCCGCCGCTTTCGCGCTGGCCGATGAGCGCAGTGCGGCGGCCACCCGCGCCGGCAGCGCGAACGTGCTGACCCGGCTCGCCGATGGCCGGCTCGCGGCGCACAACACCGATGGTGCCGGCATGGTGCGCGACATCACCGAACGCCACGACCTGGACCTGCGCGGCCACACCGCGCTGCTGCTGGGCGCGGGCGGCGCCGCGCATGGCGTGGCGTGGAACCTGCTGGACGCCGGCGTGGAAACGCTGACCATCGTCAACCGTTCGCCCGAGGCGGCCGACGTGCTGGCCGACGCGATCGGCGACCCGGCGCGTGCGCACACGCGCTACTGGGACGACCTGGCCAACATCGGCAGCTACGACCTGATCGTCAACGCGACCTCGGCCGGCGTGCTGGGGGTAGCGCTGCAACTGCCGTTTTCGCTGATCGGCGCGCGTGCGCTGTGCTACGACCTGTCCTACGGCCCCGCCGCCGGCAGCTTCCTGGCCTGGGCCAAGGCGGCGGGCGCGCGCTATGCGGTCGACGGCCTCGGCATGCTGGTGGAAACCGCGGCCGACGCGTTCGAGTTGTGGCATGGCCGGCGCCCCGAGACCGAACCGGTCTATCAGTCCCTGCGTCAGCAAGCCGCGTGA
- a CDS encoding YkgJ family cysteine cluster protein translates to MSSVICRIGCGACCIAPSISSPIPGMPHGKPAGVRCVQLTDDNRCAIFGQPERPAVCSSLRAEVVMCGDDRAHALAWLAALEAATTPA, encoded by the coding sequence GTGAGTTCGGTGATTTGCCGGATCGGTTGCGGCGCCTGCTGCATCGCGCCGTCGATCTCCTCGCCGATCCCCGGCATGCCGCACGGCAAGCCGGCCGGCGTGCGTTGCGTGCAACTCACCGACGACAACCGCTGTGCGATCTTCGGCCAGCCCGAGCGCCCCGCGGTGTGCAGCAGCCTGCGCGCCGAAGTGGTGATGTGCGGCGACGACCGGGCGCACGCGTTGGCCTGGCTGGCGGCGCTGGAGGCCGCCACCACGCCGGCCTGA
- a CDS encoding low molecular weight protein tyrosine phosphatase family protein — translation MSARRVLFLCSRNRLRSPTAEQVFGAWPELEVDSAGLADDAETLLSAEQLDWAELIVVMEAAHRRRLQARHRRRLRGKKVICLDIPDHYAFMQPELVALLLKKAGPLLR, via the coding sequence ATGAGCGCACGGCGCGTGCTGTTCCTGTGCAGCCGCAACCGGCTGCGCAGTCCCACCGCCGAACAGGTGTTCGGCGCGTGGCCGGAACTCGAGGTGGATTCGGCCGGTCTCGCCGACGATGCCGAAACGCTGCTCAGCGCCGAACAGCTGGACTGGGCCGAACTCATCGTGGTGATGGAGGCGGCCCATCGCCGGCGTCTGCAGGCGCGCCATCGCCGCCGGCTGCGCGGCAAGAAGGTGATCTGCCTCGACATTCCCGACCACTACGCGTTCATGCAGCCGGAGCTGGTCGCCTTGCTGCTGAAGAAGGCCGGGCCGCTGCTGCGTTGA